The following coding sequences lie in one Flavobacterium cyclinae genomic window:
- a CDS encoding LytR/AlgR family response regulator transcription factor — translation MKLIKAIIIESNSEVIKKLSNFAEENLVIIEINEHCDNFIDGIEIIKKQKPDLVFLDPTDENLASFDLLKELDFNIPKFIFISEDRNKAYEAYQYNAVDFLLKPLNFNGLIVSLYKVIKLIEMEISFQNQKLNQISSIGILSTNNGFIAISSSDKIDLIKIEEILYCKADGKYTDFVLENKHEILSSKNLGEYSSVLLNNHFFRIHHSYIINVKKIIKITKKDGLYCELPNGISLPIAKRRQEEFLKFIKL, via the coding sequence ATGAAATTAATAAAAGCCATAATCATTGAGTCGAATAGTGAAGTTATTAAAAAACTTTCCAATTTTGCGGAGGAGAATTTAGTTATTATTGAAATTAATGAACATTGTGACAATTTTATTGATGGAATCGAAATCATAAAAAAACAAAAACCTGATTTAGTTTTTTTAGATCCTACTGATGAGAACTTGGCTTCATTTGATTTGCTTAAAGAATTGGATTTTAATATCCCTAAATTTATTTTTATTTCTGAAGACAGAAATAAAGCTTATGAAGCATATCAATACAATGCAGTAGATTTTTTATTAAAACCCTTAAATTTTAATGGATTAATCGTTTCCTTGTATAAAGTAATCAAGTTGATTGAAATGGAAATAAGTTTTCAAAATCAGAAATTAAATCAAATAAGTTCAATTGGAATTTTAAGTACTAATAATGGATTTATTGCTATTTCATCATCTGATAAAATTGATTTGATAAAAATTGAAGAGATATTATATTGTAAAGCAGATGGAAAATATACCGATTTTGTCTTAGAAAACAAACATGAAATATTATCAAGTAAGAACTTAGGAGAATATAGTTCTGTTTTGTTGAATAATCATTTTTTTAGAATTCATCATTCTTATATTATAAATGTTAAAAAGATAATTAAAATTACAAAAAAAGACGGGTTATATTGTGAATTGCCCAACGGGATTTCGCTTCCAATTGCTAAAAGAAGACAAGAAGAATTTTTAAAATTTATAAAATTATAA
- a CDS encoding PorP/SprF family type IX secretion system membrane protein: MRKSVISLVALFLIMLVGAEELYSQQDPQYTNYMYNTIVINPAYAGTRDVLSGLALYRAQWVGLDGAPVTAVVSLHSPVADSNIGWGVSIINDEIGPATEQNISADFAYRIPFSNSSILSFGVKATANLLNVDYTKLSIYDPSDPLLQNNVDNRFTPNVGAGFYWYSDQYYIGLSVPNFLETKYYDDNTRSSSANSKMDYYLMGGYVFNLNESLQFKPAFLGKFVTGAPMQIDVTANFLFFEKLTLGTAYRINGAISVLAGFQLSKSVFLGYSYDTEASNLANYNSGSHEIFMRFELFKSTAKIYSPRFF, translated from the coding sequence ATGAGAAAATCAGTCATATCCTTAGTTGCATTATTTCTTATAATGCTAGTGGGTGCTGAGGAATTATATTCTCAGCAAGATCCACAATACACAAATTACATGTACAATACAATTGTGATTAATCCTGCTTATGCTGGAACAAGAGATGTTCTTAGTGGTTTGGCTTTATATCGAGCTCAATGGGTGGGTTTAGATGGTGCTCCCGTAACAGCAGTTGTGTCACTTCATTCTCCTGTTGCAGATTCAAATATTGGATGGGGAGTTTCTATTATTAATGATGAAATTGGACCGGCTACAGAGCAAAACATTTCGGCAGATTTTGCTTATCGTATTCCATTTTCAAATTCTTCAATCTTGTCATTTGGCGTTAAAGCTACTGCTAATTTGTTAAATGTTGATTATACGAAACTTAGTATTTATGATCCTTCAGACCCTTTATTGCAAAACAATGTTGATAATCGTTTTACACCTAATGTTGGTGCTGGATTTTATTGGTATTCAGACCAATATTACATAGGTCTTTCTGTTCCTAATTTCTTGGAAACGAAATATTATGATGATAATACAAGATCTTCTTCTGCTAATTCAAAAATGGATTACTATCTTATGGGAGGTTATGTATTTAATTTGAACGAATCATTACAGTTTAAACCTGCTTTCTTAGGTAAATTTGTTACGGGTGCTCCTATGCAAATAGATGTTACTGCCAATTTTTTATTTTTTGAAAAGTTAACTTTAGGTACTGCTTACCGAATTAATGGTGCCATTAGTGTTTTAGCTGGTTTTCAATTGTCAAAATCTGTATTTTTAGGGTATTCTTATGATACTGAAGCTTCTAATTTGGCAAATTATAACTCAGGTTCTCATGAAATTTTTATGCGATTTGAATTATTTAAATCAACAGCAAAAATTTATTCTCCTAGATTCTTTTAA
- a CDS encoding glycosyltransferase family 4 protein, protein MKILYIGNQLSKHGLNKTTIETLGPNLEKEGFEIYYASSKKRFLFRLLDMLLTLFKYRNKVSYVLIDTYSTKAFWYAFFCGYLSDIFKIKYIPILHGGDLPKRLKLNPRICKKLFSNAYQNVAPSGFLKKVFEEHGYHNIIYIPNALEIKHYNFKSRDNYAPKIIWVRAFATIYNPKMAIKVLSRIQKKYPNAQLTMVGPDKDGSLNTTKKFAQELGVEVNFTGKLSRDQWLELASNSDFFINTTHFDNTPVSVMEAMAIGLPVISTNVGGIPYLLTHNQNAILVNDDDDEQMANVIIDLLSDSLKCSLLSSNGRKWIEQLDWGVVKKQWLKMLY, encoded by the coding sequence ATGAAAATACTATACATAGGAAACCAACTGTCTAAACATGGTTTAAATAAAACCACTATTGAAACTTTAGGTCCTAATTTAGAGAAAGAAGGTTTTGAGATTTATTATGCCTCAAGTAAAAAAAGGTTTCTTTTTCGATTACTTGATATGTTATTAACTTTATTTAAATACCGTAATAAAGTTTCTTATGTTCTAATTGATACGTATAGTACGAAAGCTTTTTGGTATGCTTTTTTTTGTGGCTATTTGTCTGATATTTTTAAAATAAAATATATACCCATTCTTCATGGTGGAGATTTACCTAAGCGATTGAAATTAAATCCAAGAATTTGCAAAAAGTTGTTTTCGAATGCTTATCAAAATGTAGCGCCTTCAGGATTTTTAAAAAAAGTTTTTGAAGAACACGGATATCATAATATTATCTACATTCCTAATGCTCTTGAAATAAAACACTACAATTTTAAATCAAGAGATAATTATGCTCCAAAAATTATTTGGGTTAGAGCTTTTGCCACAATTTATAATCCAAAAATGGCAATTAAAGTACTTTCTAGAATCCAAAAAAAATACCCTAATGCTCAACTAACAATGGTGGGGCCTGATAAAGATGGAAGTCTTAATACAACCAAGAAATTTGCACAAGAACTAGGTGTTGAAGTAAACTTTACAGGTAAATTAAGTAGAGATCAATGGTTAGAATTGGCATCAAATTCTGATTTTTTTATAAATACGACCCATTTTGATAATACTCCTGTTAGTGTAATGGAGGCTATGGCAATTGGTTTGCCAGTTATTTCAACAAATGTTGGTGGAATTCCTTATTTGTTAACTCATAATCAAAATGCAATTTTAGTTAACGATGATGATGATGAACAAATGGCTAATGTAATAATTGATTTATTGTCGGATAGTTTAAAGTGTAGTTTGTTATCGTCAAATGGTAGAAAATGGATTGAACAATTGGATTGGGGAGTTGTCAAAAAGCAGTGGTTAAAGATGTTATATTAA
- a CDS encoding response regulator — translation MNKTIKKIMIVDDNEFDCYITSKIINNIDESIDIMEFNSSTTAIQFLEEFQNTTDKLPDFIFLDIYMPVIDGFGFLDRFNDLSDVIKSHTKICILSTTVDDLYIQKAKINSSVMFASKPVTNEFLEDLFNKTN, via the coding sequence ATGAATAAAACAATAAAAAAAATAATGATCGTTGACGACAATGAGTTCGATTGTTATATTACATCTAAAATTATTAATAATATAGATGAATCTATAGATATAATGGAGTTTAATTCCTCTACAACTGCCATTCAATTTTTAGAGGAATTTCAAAATACAACGGATAAATTACCCGATTTTATTTTTTTAGATATCTATATGCCAGTAATTGATGGCTTTGGGTTTTTAGATAGATTTAATGATTTATCTGATGTTATCAAATCGCATACTAAAATATGTATTTTATCAACTACGGTAGATGATTTATACATACAAAAAGCAAAAATTAATAGTTCAGTAATGTTTGCAAGTAAACCCGTAACAAACGAGTTTTTAGAAGATCTATTTAATAAAACCAATTAA
- a CDS encoding glycosyltransferase, producing MKIDNNIRVIQLIDSLEPGGAERMTVTIANGLVDKVALSGLVVTRLEGGLKSTIYEKVSYAFLDKKKSVDISALLRLRKFVKNNKVNTIHAHGTSYFFAILLKFTMPSIRVYWHDHFGNRVQSRDNYFLLRLFSILFSGVFTVNEVLRDWAKKKLMVKNVEFLSNFTSDSSQELPVTFLNGSPEKRIVFLANLHHPKNHILALRSFYTSKIANLGWTLHLIGKDKKDSYSDELKDFIQQNNLQESIFIYGTCTDVNNILKQASVGILVSSYEGFPVTLLEYGMAGLTVICTNVGYCNSIVQNDVTGYLISSNNEEELRDVFMKIENESDKNASLAKNLNTFVKDNYAPEKVIQKIISAYQNN from the coding sequence TTGAAAATAGATAATAATATTCGCGTAATTCAGTTAATCGACAGCCTAGAGCCAGGTGGTGCCGAGCGTATGACTGTAACTATTGCAAACGGACTTGTTGATAAAGTAGCTTTATCAGGATTAGTGGTAACCCGATTAGAAGGTGGTTTGAAAAGTACGATTTATGAAAAGGTAAGTTATGCCTTTTTAGATAAAAAGAAATCGGTTGATATTAGTGCGTTACTTCGATTGAGAAAGTTTGTTAAGAACAATAAAGTAAATACAATTCATGCACACGGAACGTCATATTTTTTTGCCATTTTATTAAAATTTACAATGCCTTCTATTCGTGTTTATTGGCATGATCATTTTGGTAATCGAGTTCAATCTAGAGATAATTACTTTTTACTTCGTTTGTTTTCAATTTTGTTTAGCGGTGTTTTTACAGTTAATGAGGTACTTAGGGATTGGGCTAAAAAGAAATTAATGGTTAAAAATGTTGAATTTTTATCTAATTTCACTTCTGATTCTTCACAAGAACTACCGGTTACTTTTCTTAATGGAAGTCCGGAAAAAAGGATAGTTTTTTTAGCTAATTTACATCATCCTAAAAACCATATTTTGGCTTTACGTTCATTTTATACAAGTAAAATAGCAAATTTAGGTTGGACTTTGCATTTAATTGGTAAAGACAAAAAGGATAGTTATTCTGATGAGTTAAAAGATTTTATCCAACAAAATAATTTGCAAGAAAGTATTTTTATTTATGGTACTTGTACAGATGTGAATAATATTTTAAAACAAGCTTCAGTAGGGATATTAGTATCAAGTTATGAAGGATTTCCAGTTACTTTGTTAGAGTATGGTATGGCAGGTTTAACCGTAATTTGTACTAATGTTGGTTATTGTAATTCAATTGTTCAAAATGATGTAACGGGTTATTTAATTTCTTCAAATAATGAAGAAGAATTGCGAGATGTCTTTATGAAAATTGAAAACGAATCAGATAAAAATGCTTCTCTGGCTAAAAATTTAAATACCTTTGTTAAGGATAATTATGCTCCAGAAAAAGTAATTCAGAAAATAATATCAGCCTATCAAAATAATTGA
- a CDS encoding glycosyltransferase → MKLVVISSAPIINQDKKLALYAPYEKEMQLWAKYTNSIDFCCPIWNEEKKLLIAPISFPVDTIFKLKEFDVTSFFNLLKAIPAIFFSFFIIFKAMLKADHIHLRCPGNMGLIASIVQIFFPFKKKTAKYAGNWDPKAKQPFTYKLQRWILSNTILTHNMQVLVYGNWPKQTKNIKPFFTATYFESDKVATQPRTFDGTIEFLFVGTLSKGKQPLYAVQLVNELIKNGKNVQLNLFGEGELRDTITAYIKEHSLQNFIFLNGNQSKETVLEAYKKSHFLLLPSKSEGWPKVVAEAMFWGCVPVVNPVSCVPFMLDYGKRGIVLSENLLNDVLKINSVIDYNKSYQAMSLESQLWSQKYTLDFFEEEIKKLINQ, encoded by the coding sequence ATGAAGTTAGTTGTTATTTCTTCAGCACCAATAATAAATCAAGATAAAAAATTAGCACTGTATGCTCCTTATGAAAAAGAAATGCAGTTATGGGCAAAATATACTAATTCAATTGATTTTTGCTGTCCCATATGGAATGAGGAAAAAAAATTATTAATTGCTCCAATTTCTTTTCCAGTAGATACAATTTTTAAATTAAAAGAATTTGATGTTACCTCTTTTTTCAATTTGTTAAAAGCAATACCGGCCATATTTTTCTCTTTTTTTATAATTTTCAAGGCAATGCTTAAGGCTGATCACATTCATTTGCGTTGTCCTGGGAACATGGGCTTAATTGCGTCAATAGTTCAAATATTTTTTCCCTTTAAGAAAAAAACCGCTAAATATGCAGGTAATTGGGATCCTAAAGCAAAGCAACCATTTACGTACAAATTGCAACGTTGGATATTAAGTAATACAATTTTAACCCATAATATGCAAGTTTTGGTTTATGGTAATTGGCCAAAGCAAACTAAAAATATTAAGCCATTTTTTACAGCCACTTATTTTGAATCTGATAAAGTTGCCACTCAACCTAGAACTTTTGATGGTACAATTGAATTTCTGTTTGTGGGTACTTTGTCTAAAGGTAAGCAACCTTTATATGCGGTTCAATTAGTAAATGAACTTATTAAAAATGGTAAAAATGTACAACTAAATTTATTTGGCGAAGGAGAATTGAGAGACACGATAACGGCATACATTAAAGAGCATTCATTACAAAACTTTATTTTCTTGAATGGAAATCAATCTAAAGAAACGGTTTTAGAAGCCTATAAAAAAAGTCATTTTTTATTGTTGCCTTCCAAAAGTGAAGGTTGGCCAAAAGTTGTGGCAGAAGCAATGTTTTGGGGTTGTGTTCCTGTAGTAAATCCTGTTTCATGTGTGCCTTTTATGTTAGATTATGGAAAACGAGGCATTGTATTGAGTGAAAATTTGTTAAATGATGTATTGAAAATTAATTCTGTTATCGATTATAATAAGTCTTATCAAGCTATGAGTTTAGAAAGCCAACTTTGGTCTCAAAAATATACATTAGACTTTTTTGAAGAGGAAATAAAAAAGTTAATTAATCAATAA
- a CDS encoding OmpA family protein, with amino-acid sequence MKKIIPIVAFFLFFFSFSQERKIKEANSAYEKLGYMNAVSIFIEVDKNGYGSPDIYKKIADSYYFNGNYIEANKWYEKLIKGTDKVDYEYYYRYAQTLKTVPDIELSNYYLGLFSKLKEADSRSKQFEDNTEYLIQIGKDNGRYEVTHLDLNSKYSDFGVFEYQDKIIFTSSRPNEYAKIDSWTNQPFSSLYVAPNNSAKKTPKAELFFNSKLSSNNESTAVITKDGKTLFFTRNNFENKKNKKNSKDEVSLKIYSAKLINGEWSNIIQLPFNSDDFNCAHPALSVDEKFLYFSSNMPGSFGQSDLYKVELMEDGQYGLPQNLGNQINTEGRETFPFLSANNELYFASDGHLGLGGLDIFVSKINSDDSFSKPFNIGNPVNSPFDDFSYVINPDSKIGYFSSNRPKGKGSDDIYKFYEKKTLAEETEKLFVGKVVDALFGTPIENVVVTLFDDAKTIIDKTTTNQDGEFFFRNNYTNNGWYVMYNHDIYEAKEDYYRNKLQSNTNVQTLLLPKEVELRDGLDLAKFFSIQNIYFDLDKYEITENAEKQIAILLYVMQQNPNMKIEIKSHTDSRASKSYNMKLSKNRALATYNWLVNKGIDPSRITAKGYGESMLVNNCSDGVPCSEEEHQMNRRSEFIVIGN; translated from the coding sequence ATGAAAAAAATAATCCCAATAGTAGCATTTTTTCTATTTTTCTTTAGTTTTTCTCAAGAGCGAAAAATTAAAGAGGCCAATTCAGCCTACGAAAAATTAGGATATATGAATGCGGTTTCTATTTTTATTGAAGTTGATAAAAATGGTTACGGTTCTCCAGATATTTATAAAAAAATTGCCGATTCGTACTATTTTAATGGTAATTATATTGAAGCAAATAAATGGTATGAAAAATTAATAAAAGGAACAGATAAAGTTGATTATGAATACTATTACAGATATGCTCAAACTCTAAAAACAGTTCCCGATATTGAATTGTCTAATTATTATTTAGGTTTGTTTTCAAAATTAAAAGAAGCAGATTCACGATCTAAACAGTTCGAAGACAATACGGAATATTTAATTCAAATAGGCAAGGATAATGGTCGTTATGAAGTAACTCATCTTGATCTTAATTCAAAATATAGTGATTTTGGTGTTTTTGAATATCAAGACAAAATTATTTTTACTAGTTCAAGACCAAATGAGTACGCCAAAATAGATAGTTGGACAAATCAACCATTTTCTAGTTTGTATGTTGCTCCTAACAATTCTGCCAAAAAAACACCAAAAGCAGAACTCTTTTTTAATTCGAAATTATCTTCTAATAACGAATCTACTGCTGTTATTACAAAAGATGGTAAAACACTATTTTTTACACGAAATAATTTTGAAAATAAAAAAAATAAAAAAAATAGTAAAGACGAAGTTTCATTAAAAATTTACAGTGCAAAATTAATTAATGGCGAATGGTCAAATATTATTCAGTTGCCTTTTAATAGTGATGATTTTAATTGTGCTCATCCAGCATTAAGTGTTGATGAAAAGTTTTTATACTTTTCGTCTAATATGCCGGGTTCTTTTGGACAATCCGATTTGTATAAAGTTGAATTAATGGAAGATGGACAATATGGACTCCCTCAAAATTTAGGTAATCAAATTAATACCGAAGGAAGAGAAACGTTTCCTTTTTTATCTGCTAATAATGAACTTTATTTTGCATCAGATGGTCATCTTGGTTTAGGCGGATTGGATATATTTGTTTCAAAAATTAATAGCGATGATTCTTTTTCAAAACCATTTAACATTGGTAATCCTGTAAATTCTCCTTTTGATGATTTTTCATATGTGATTAATCCCGATAGTAAAATAGGATATTTTTCTTCTAACCGACCAAAAGGAAAAGGAAGTGATGATATATATAAATTCTATGAGAAAAAAACATTGGCCGAAGAAACCGAAAAATTATTTGTTGGAAAAGTAGTAGATGCTTTGTTTGGAACGCCAATAGAAAATGTAGTTGTTACATTATTTGATGATGCAAAAACAATCATAGATAAAACAACAACAAATCAAGATGGTGAATTTTTCTTTAGAAATAATTATACAAACAATGGTTGGTATGTAATGTATAACCACGATATTTATGAAGCTAAAGAGGATTATTACAGAAATAAATTGCAATCTAACACTAATGTTCAAACCTTATTGCTTCCTAAAGAAGTTGAATTAAGAGACGGTTTAGATTTGGCAAAATTCTTTTCTATTCAAAATATTTATTTTGACTTGGATAAATATGAAATTACTGAAAATGCCGAAAAACAAATTGCCATTTTATTGTATGTAATGCAACAAAATCCTAACATGAAAATTGAAATTAAGTCGCATACTGATAGTAGAGCTTCTAAAAGTTATAATATGAAACTTTCAAAAAATAGAGCCTTGGCAACATATAATTGGTTGGTTAATAAAGGAATTGATCCTTCTAGAATAACCGCCAAAGGATATGGAGAATCAATGCTTGTGAATAATTGTTCAGACGGTGTGCCTTGTTCAGAAGAAGAACATCAAATGAACAGACGAAGTGAGTTTATTGTAATTGGAAATTAA
- a CDS encoding sensor histidine kinase encodes MNILNTDADLRMATLKSCGMLTDLPDPMLDNLLQIIASVSGASTIFISFFEKDKQYFKSKLGISVASIPLENSICYQLISSAKTNEILEVVDLNKQEQFSSNVKLYALSNPITFCTVPIVNLQGIVVGSIGMFNPFEAKLGTQEQKEVLKNVSQQVSYLLKLKKSKDLVKVQDKEKKLELEGFTNIAVHDLKAPIRSIKSFLQLIEAKNKSNKDEKEAKYFKFIFDNVKILEDLIADLAQYVKIDCITTEEEDLDLNELVTTIYNDFNLSDSKTIDFQCDKLPLVKGFRFEWHAVFYNLIENALKYNTCEEILQLKISYKENPDHHIFEVADNGIGISEEFFEMIFKPFKRLHTKTEYPGSGLGLAIVEKIIQINNGTLQVESQLNKGSKFIFTIPKKRM; translated from the coding sequence ATGAATATTTTAAATACAGATGCTGATTTACGAATGGCAACACTTAAATCTTGTGGAATGCTAACTGATTTACCAGATCCAATGTTAGATAATCTGTTGCAAATTATTGCTTCAGTAAGTGGTGCATCTACTATTTTTATTAGCTTTTTTGAAAAGGATAAGCAATATTTTAAATCTAAATTAGGTATTTCAGTTGCCTCTATTCCATTAGAAAACTCAATATGTTATCAATTAATTTCTTCAGCTAAGACAAATGAAATTTTAGAAGTTGTAGATCTAAATAAACAAGAACAATTTTCGTCTAATGTAAAATTATACGCTCTTTCAAACCCGATTACTTTTTGTACAGTTCCAATTGTTAATCTGCAAGGAATTGTTGTAGGTTCAATAGGAATGTTTAACCCGTTTGAAGCTAAATTGGGCACACAAGAACAAAAAGAGGTGCTTAAAAATGTTTCTCAACAAGTTAGTTATCTGTTGAAATTAAAAAAATCTAAAGATTTAGTAAAAGTTCAGGATAAAGAAAAAAAGCTAGAATTAGAAGGATTTACAAACATTGCTGTACATGACCTAAAAGCGCCAATTCGTTCTATTAAATCATTTTTACAACTTATTGAAGCTAAAAACAAAAGCAATAAAGATGAAAAAGAAGCTAAATATTTCAAATTTATTTTTGATAATGTAAAAATTCTAGAAGATTTAATAGCTGATTTAGCACAATATGTTAAGATTGATTGTATTACAACTGAAGAAGAAGATTTAGATCTAAATGAATTGGTAACTACAATTTATAATGATTTCAATTTGTCGGATTCAAAAACTATTGATTTTCAATGTGATAAATTGCCTTTGGTGAAAGGATTTCGATTTGAATGGCATGCTGTTTTTTATAATTTAATAGAGAATGCACTGAAATACAATACTTGTGAGGAAATACTACAGTTGAAAATTTCATACAAGGAAAATCCTGACCACCATATTTTTGAAGTGGCAGATAATGGCATTGGAATATCTGAGGAATTTTTTGAGATGATATTCAAGCCCTTTAAAAGATTACATACCAAGACTGAATATCCAGGAAGCGGGTTAGGTTTGGCTATAGTTGAAAAAATAATTCAAATTAATAATGGAACACTTCAAGTTGAATCTCAATTAAATAAAGGATCAAAATTCATATTTACAATTCCAAAAAAAAGAATGTAG
- a CDS encoding O-antigen ligase family protein, protein MKSNQRTYLLILGLHVLLAFLIYAVPFLSKIYGVLIPLLGTILLVNSKNKNNEVLLITSYVVGVEVFLRMTGGNAVHELAKYEVIIFFILGMLYSGISKNAIIYLFFILLLLPGVYIGANVLGYEVDVRKAILFNILGEVALFVSALYCFNRKVTLTQIEYIIKAIALPLVSMVVYLFLYTPSIRDVVTGTQSNFATSGGFGPNQVSTILGLGMFCFFALLILFSKSKLVFLVHLALLLMTSFRGIVTFSRGGVLTAIAMIVVLIFVLYWFANTKAKSIIVILTISSLIIGGFVWTYSVLQTGGMIENRYANKDARGREKVDKLGGRGEIANTELIMFLENPVWGIGVGKNKEYREQMTGIEAASHNEITRLLAEHGVFGILAFMILLFTPLIFYLNNREHIFLISFFVFWLLTINHAAMRIAAPAFIYALTLLKVSFVDENTIHRKPTV, encoded by the coding sequence ATGAAAAGTAATCAACGTACATATTTATTGATTTTAGGATTGCATGTTTTGCTAGCCTTTTTAATTTATGCAGTGCCTTTTCTTTCCAAAATTTATGGTGTCCTTATACCTTTATTAGGTACAATTTTGCTAGTTAATTCTAAAAATAAGAATAATGAAGTACTTTTGATTACTTCGTATGTAGTTGGTGTCGAAGTGTTTTTAAGGATGACGGGAGGAAATGCAGTTCATGAACTAGCAAAATATGAAGTGATTATTTTCTTTATTTTAGGGATGCTGTATTCAGGAATTTCTAAAAACGCAATTATTTATTTATTTTTTATTTTGCTTCTGTTGCCCGGAGTTTATATAGGTGCTAATGTCCTTGGATATGAAGTAGATGTAAGAAAAGCAATATTGTTTAACATACTTGGTGAAGTTGCTTTGTTTGTTAGCGCATTGTATTGTTTTAACAGAAAAGTTACATTAACTCAAATAGAATATATAATTAAGGCAATTGCATTACCGTTAGTGTCCATGGTAGTGTATTTGTTTTTATATACACCTTCAATTAGAGATGTAGTTACAGGAACGCAATCAAATTTTGCTACTTCTGGAGGTTTTGGTCCCAATCAAGTTTCTACAATCCTAGGTTTAGGTATGTTTTGTTTTTTTGCTTTATTGATATTATTTTCCAAATCAAAATTGGTTTTTTTAGTTCATTTAGCCTTGTTGTTAATGACATCTTTTAGAGGGATTGTAACTTTTTCTAGAGGAGGAGTATTAACTGCTATTGCAATGATTGTAGTATTAATCTTTGTTTTATATTGGTTTGCAAACACTAAAGCAAAAAGTATTATTGTGATTCTAACTATAAGTTCTCTGATAATTGGAGGTTTTGTATGGACTTATAGTGTGTTGCAAACGGGCGGCATGATAGAAAATAGATATGCAAATAAAGATGCTAGAGGAAGGGAAAAAGTTGATAAATTAGGAGGAAGGGGAGAAATTGCGAATACCGAATTAATCATGTTTTTAGAGAATCCAGTATGGGGAATAGGTGTTGGTAAAAACAAAGAATATAGAGAACAAATGACTGGTATAGAAGCGGCATCTCATAATGAAATTACTAGATTGTTAGCTGAACATGGTGTTTTTGGTATTTTAGCATTCATGATTTTGTTGTTTACACCACTAATTTTTTATTTGAATAACAGAGAACATATTTTTTTAATTTCCTTTTTTGTTTTTTGGTTATTAACAATCAATCACGCGGCAATGCGTATTGCAGCACCAGCATTTATTTATGCTTTAACACTTTTAAAAGTAAGCTTTGTAGATGAAAATACTATACATAGGAAACCAACTGTCTAA
- a CDS encoding serine O-acetyltransferase — protein MIEILTGISIPSSVKIGHSFYIGHFGGIILNAKTVIGNNCNISQGVTIGVSGIGEKRGVPSIGNDVYIAANAVIAGNIIVGNNVLIGACSLVNSNVSNNSVMLGVPAIKVSEKSSEGYI, from the coding sequence ATGATTGAAATCTTGACCGGAATTTCGATACCTTCTTCAGTTAAAATAGGTCATTCCTTTTACATAGGTCATTTTGGTGGGATTATCTTAAATGCTAAAACAGTTATAGGGAATAATTGTAATATTTCTCAAGGAGTAACTATTGGTGTTTCTGGAATTGGCGAAAAAAGAGGAGTTCCGTCAATAGGAAATGATGTCTATATTGCGGCAAATGCAGTTATTGCTGGAAATATTATTGTAGGAAATAATGTCTTAATTGGCGCTTGTTCATTAGTAAATTCTAATGTTTCAAACAATAGCGTTATGCTGGGCGTTCCTGCAATCAAGGTTTCTGAAAAAAGTTCGGAGGGCTATATTTAA